The Nitrosomonas communis genome has a segment encoding these proteins:
- a CDS encoding transposase, which yields MDNHYHLLIETNSPTLSKGMKYLNGTYTPYFNRQHQRVGHVFQGRFKAILVQKDAYLLKLARYIALNPVRAQMVRSAKARRWSSYRATAG from the coding sequence ATGGACAATCACTACCATTTATTGATTGAAACCAATTCTCCCACCCTGTCCAAGGGAATGAAATATCTCAACGGCACTTACACGCCATATTTCAATCGGCAGCATCAGCGTGTTGGCCATGTGTTTCAAGGTCGTTTCAAAGCCATCCTGGTGCAGAAAGATGCTTATCTGCTTAAATTGGCGCGTTACATTGCCTTGAATCCGGTGCGGGCACAGATGGTGCGAAGCGCCAAAGCGCGGCGCTGGAGCAGTTATCGCGCAACAGCTGGATAG
- a CDS encoding NACHT domain-containing protein, whose product MNIPKLEDIDIPEPVIELVNTLLEPLAKKIKKNGRLIKEHVKYEFSIGALSQYINNSYNRHLYFNSLVFRNEQKLVDNYYLPLTLLKQENSESELNDNRESYLIDKFPYDLILKYKKILIVDHGGMGKSTILKRILLSCIREKQAIPIFIELRKLSRKKNILDFIVESTKTINDEVPKIFIRDLISTGRFLFLLDGFDEIDKDEQAGIISSINKFITTAPNNWYVMTSRNEDALFAFPYFQRFAIKPLYKDEAYKLLRLYDQDNKETNANILISKLNNTENRNVFDFLTNPLLTSLLYISFKFSNIIPNRIHIFYRQVFEALFEKQDLLKEGFQRKKSCNLDIDQFDELIRHFSLITYGKQKVEYLKTELLEYIDKAKILTANSSVPSSHIAHDLTHGVPLMTEEGNYIRWVHRSMQEYFAAVCICRDSKEKQHQHFLTMYTNEKHRNLTMLCADIDPLQFRKTVVKDLATNLLTEFNESYIKLTNIPKELINERKKLTAGKFFVICKSKFFHDGDDPVHERKFLAVNRASDFLTSVHETTSTIIRLAFIDDNIFLGLYIRRPYILLNDMEFRTLIPFAKEMENYEYYIYQGESQISKLNLPQEEFIIINDDPNSPVNQKDNFGIINNLLFNLNFPYEWYIDHEHAKKTLKLIEDEAAESNSLELFG is encoded by the coding sequence ATGAATATACCAAAGCTCGAAGATATAGATATACCTGAACCAGTAATTGAATTGGTCAATACGTTATTAGAGCCGCTAGCTAAAAAAATAAAGAAAAATGGGAGATTAATTAAAGAGCATGTTAAATACGAATTTAGCATTGGAGCTTTAAGCCAATACATTAATAATTCATATAATCGCCACTTATACTTCAACTCCCTAGTATTCAGGAATGAACAAAAATTAGTAGATAATTACTATCTTCCATTAACTTTATTAAAACAGGAAAATAGCGAGTCAGAGTTAAATGATAATAGAGAATCTTACTTAATTGACAAATTTCCTTATGATTTAATATTGAAATACAAAAAAATTTTAATAGTCGATCATGGAGGTATGGGAAAATCAACAATTTTAAAACGCATACTTCTCTCTTGCATAAGAGAAAAACAAGCTATTCCCATATTTATTGAACTAAGGAAACTATCAAGAAAGAAGAATATATTAGACTTTATAGTTGAAAGCACCAAGACAATAAATGATGAAGTGCCAAAAATTTTTATTAGAGATTTAATCAGCACTGGCCGTTTTCTATTTTTGCTTGATGGTTTTGATGAGATAGATAAAGATGAACAAGCAGGCATAATAAGTAGCATCAATAAATTCATAACAACAGCACCAAATAATTGGTATGTTATGACCTCACGTAATGAAGACGCTTTATTCGCATTTCCTTATTTTCAAAGATTCGCTATAAAGCCTTTATATAAAGATGAAGCGTACAAATTGCTAAGACTTTATGATCAAGATAACAAAGAAACTAATGCTAACATTTTAATCTCAAAATTAAATAATACAGAAAATCGTAATGTTTTTGATTTCCTTACTAACCCTTTGTTAACTTCTCTTCTTTATATATCTTTTAAATTCTCAAATATAATACCTAATCGTATACACATTTTTTATAGACAAGTATTTGAAGCTTTATTTGAAAAACAAGATCTTTTAAAAGAGGGGTTTCAGCGTAAAAAATCTTGCAATCTCGACATCGATCAATTTGATGAGTTAATAAGGCATTTTAGCTTGATAACCTATGGCAAACAAAAGGTAGAATATTTAAAAACAGAACTACTTGAATATATTGATAAAGCAAAAATATTAACGGCCAATTCAAGCGTACCGTCCTCTCATATTGCTCATGATTTAACACATGGCGTTCCATTAATGACCGAAGAAGGAAATTACATAAGATGGGTGCATAGATCAATGCAAGAGTATTTTGCTGCGGTTTGTATATGTCGAGACAGCAAAGAGAAACAGCATCAGCATTTTTTAACTATGTATACAAATGAAAAGCATCGAAATTTAACAATGCTTTGTGCAGATATAGATCCACTCCAATTCCGTAAAACAGTGGTTAAAGATCTCGCCACAAACCTTCTAACCGAATTTAATGAATCCTACATAAAATTAACTAACATTCCTAAGGAGCTAATTAATGAAAGGAAGAAGCTTACTGCGGGAAAATTTTTTGTGATTTGCAAAAGTAAATTTTTTCATGACGGTGATGATCCTGTGCATGAACGTAAATTTTTAGCAGTTAATAGAGCTTCCGATTTTCTTACTTCAGTTCATGAAACAACATCAACAATTATTCGTTTAGCATTTATTGACGATAATATTTTTTTGGGATTGTATATTCGTAGACCTTATATACTTCTCAATGACATGGAATTTAGAACTTTAATTCCTTTTGCTAAGGAAATGGAAAATTATGAGTATTATATATATCAGGGAGAATCTCAAATCTCTAAGCTTAACCTTCCACAGGAAGAGTTTATAATAATTAATGATGATCCAAATAGTCCGGTCAATCAAAAGGATAACTTCGGCATAATAAATAATTTGCTATTCAATTTGAATTTTCCTTATGAATGGTATATCGATCATGAACATGCCAAAAAAACGTTAAAATTAATTGAAGATGAAGCTGCAGAATCAAATTCATTAGAATTATTTGGATGA
- a CDS encoding DNA topoisomerase IV subunit B, with protein sequence MTKQTYDESSIRVLRKLEPIQLRPGMYTRTTDPTHMVVEAIDNAVDEAMAGHARSIEVTLYRDRSVAVADDGRGIPVGLHPEEKVPTIQVVFQVIHSGGKFAKGDADSSYKFTGGLHGVGVSVTNALSSRLEVEVKRERKQYRIVFAEGEVIEPLTVIGNCSARNTGTILRIWPNAKYFDSPLLHRGELEHLLPAKAMLLPGVKVLLNIETATGFDVKEWHFSGGIAQYLDQMVAEDEPIAIAFCGEKYLAANETFSDGEGVQWALAWVAGSGGGESYVNLIPTMGGGTHEAGLRDVVFNSVRTFAEQHGLMQRNVKLAADDVWAKLRFVLAVRMVDPSFSGQTKEKLSSREAVKLVGVAMKDALDIWLNEHVAEASKIAEQAIKNAIDRGKTTKTVERRKGSGVAVMPGKLTDSELTGPNAELFLVEGDSAGGSAKAGRDKETQAILPLRGKGMNSWEVDQSQILANQEIHNIAMSLAIDPHKLDSDMDMSTLRYGKIIILSDADDDGSHIQALLLTLFFRHFPKLIQQGHVYIAKPPLFRVDVPAQGKSKPPRKLYALDQVELDILEARLRQEGIKEGSWTISRFKGLGEMDAVQLWETTLCSDTRRLVRMSIGDVAEAVETFDTLMGRSHASDRKELITIHGDKVEADI encoded by the coding sequence ATGACAAAACAAACTTACGACGAATCCTCAATTAGAGTCCTGCGCAAACTGGAACCTATCCAGCTGCGACCGGGCATGTACACTCGAACTACAGACCCAACACACATGGTGGTAGAGGCCATCGACAATGCTGTTGATGAGGCAATGGCTGGGCATGCGAGGAGTATCGAAGTAACCCTTTACCGGGACAGATCTGTTGCTGTTGCAGATGACGGGCGCGGCATTCCAGTCGGTCTGCATCCGGAAGAAAAAGTCCCGACTATACAAGTCGTGTTCCAGGTTATTCATTCCGGCGGTAAGTTTGCCAAAGGCGATGCAGACAGCAGTTATAAATTCACCGGCGGTTTGCACGGTGTTGGCGTTTCAGTAACTAATGCGCTCTCCTCTCGTCTGGAAGTTGAAGTCAAACGTGAAAGGAAGCAGTACCGCATCGTCTTTGCCGAGGGTGAAGTCATCGAACCGTTAACCGTGATCGGCAATTGTAGTGCACGTAACACCGGCACCATACTCCGCATCTGGCCCAATGCAAAGTATTTCGATTCCCCCTTACTCCATCGGGGGGAGCTGGAGCACCTCTTACCTGCCAAGGCAATGCTTCTACCAGGCGTTAAAGTGCTACTCAACATTGAAACGGCCACCGGTTTCGATGTTAAAGAATGGCATTTTAGTGGAGGAATTGCGCAGTACCTTGATCAGATGGTTGCCGAGGATGAACCGATTGCGATTGCCTTTTGCGGTGAAAAGTATCTGGCTGCCAATGAAACCTTTTCTGATGGTGAGGGAGTGCAATGGGCGCTGGCATGGGTTGCAGGCTCAGGTGGAGGAGAATCCTATGTCAACCTGATCCCGACGATGGGAGGCGGGACGCATGAGGCAGGCTTGCGCGATGTGGTATTCAATAGCGTGCGCACTTTCGCAGAACAGCATGGGCTGATGCAGCGCAACGTAAAGCTGGCGGCCGATGATGTATGGGCAAAGCTGCGCTTCGTCCTAGCAGTGCGGATGGTTGACCCGAGTTTCTCTGGTCAGACCAAGGAAAAGCTGTCCTCGCGCGAGGCAGTCAAATTGGTAGGAGTAGCCATGAAGGACGCGCTGGATATATGGCTCAACGAACATGTGGCAGAAGCGTCGAAGATTGCCGAGCAGGCTATCAAGAACGCCATCGACCGCGGCAAGACCACCAAAACAGTCGAGCGCAGAAAAGGTTCCGGCGTAGCGGTCATGCCAGGCAAACTGACCGATTCCGAACTGACCGGCCCCAACGCCGAACTGTTCCTAGTGGAAGGGGATTCCGCTGGTGGCTCAGCCAAGGCAGGGCGCGACAAAGAGACCCAGGCTATCCTGCCGTTGCGCGGCAAAGGTATGAATAGCTGGGAAGTAGACCAATCGCAGATACTTGCTAACCAGGAAATCCACAATATTGCTATGTCGTTGGCTATTGATCCACACAAGCTTGATAGCGATATGGATATGAGCACCTTGCGCTATGGCAAGATTATTATCTTGTCCGACGCCGATGATGACGGCAGCCATATTCAAGCGTTGCTGCTTACCTTGTTCTTCCGGCATTTCCCTAAGCTCATTCAGCAGGGACATGTTTATATCGCCAAACCACCGTTGTTCCGGGTGGATGTGCCGGCACAGGGCAAAAGCAAACCGCCACGCAAGCTGTACGCCTTAGACCAGGTTGAGCTGGACATACTCGAAGCACGCCTGCGCCAGGAAGGGATTAAAGAAGGCAGCTGGACCATTTCCCGATTCAAGGGCTTGGGGGAAATGGATGCTGTTCAGCTTTGGGAAACCACATTATGCTCCGATACACGTCGCTTGGTGAGGATGAGCATAGGTGATGTGGCAGAGGCTGTTGAGACCTTCGATACCCTGATGGGTAGGTCACATGCCAGCGATCGTAAGGAGTTGATTACTATTCATGGTGATAAAGTGGAAGCGGATATTTAA